The proteins below come from a single Portunus trituberculatus isolate SZX2019 chromosome 2, ASM1759143v1, whole genome shotgun sequence genomic window:
- the LOC123503793 gene encoding tubulin-folding cofactor B-like — MEVQVNTAPLVNVRVTSNVNNFTAEKRFDRALTIGDLKGRLELVTGGSAENMTLEVFDEQERPVCSLVGDEALLGSFYVEENYRIHVTDKTRKLGEFDDTSNVEKYELPEDEYNKRNDSVRSFLLKNKLGKYNEEEMKKREEEKEKQEKEEEEKAKTISVGSRCEVRVQGEPTRRGEVMFVGKVHFKPGTWVGVRYDEPLGKNNGSIGGKRYFECAPKYGGFTRPACCEVGDFLPYDEEEEDEI; from the exons ATGGAGGTGCAGGTGAACACAGCCCCTTTGGTCAATGTGCGAGTCACCAGCAATGTTAACAACTTCACTGCTGAGAAGAGATTTGATAGAGCTCTGACTATTGGTGACCTCAAG GGTCGTCTGGAGCTGGTGACGGGAGGCTCGGCAGAGAACATGACCCTGGAGGTTTTTGATGAGCAGGAGCGCCCCGTGTGTAGCCTGGTGGGCGACGAGGCTCTCCTGGGGTCCTTCTACGTCGAGGAGAACTACCGGattcat gTGACAGACAAAACCAGGAAGCTTGGAGAGTTTGACGACACTTCCAACGTCGAAAAATATGAATTGCCTGAAGACGAATACAACAAACGTAATG acagcgTTCGTTCGTTCCTCCTGAAGAACAAGTTAGGGAAATACaatgaagaggagatgaagaagagagaagaggagaaggagaaacaagagaaggaggaggaggagaaagcaaagACCATCAGTGTCGGGAGTCGCTGTgag GTCCGGGTCCAGGGCGAACCAACGCGACGAGGGGAGGTGATGTTTGTCGGCAAAGTTCACTTCAAACCCGGGACATGGGTTGGCGTTCGTTATGATGAGCCTCTCGGAAAGAATAATGgaag cATTGGAGGCAAGCGATATTTTGAGTGCGCTCCCAAATATGGCGGGTTCACTCGACCTGCTTGTTGTGAAGTTGGTGATTTCCTTCCatatgacgaggaagaggaagacgagatttga